The Bacteroidia bacterium genomic interval ATTTTTGATTTGAACAAAAAAAATTCAACATGAGCAAAGATAATGAAATAAAATTTGTCGGACAGCCGATTTTTAAACAAGTAATAAAATTATTAGATGCTATTGATTTCAATGGATTAGTAAAGAAACACAATGCCGATTATTATTATAAAGCTTTTAAATCAAAGACACATATAATCACGATGTTATTTGGTATTTTAAGTAGATGCGATTCTATGAATGAAATTTGTGAAGGACTAAGAGCATTAGGAGGGAAATTAAACCATTTAGGATTAGAAAAAGCACCAGCAAAAAGTACAGCAAGTGATGGTTTACGCAATAGGGATAACAGATTCTTTGAAGATTTATATTTTTCATTAGTTCATCATTATAAGAGTTTTTTGTCGGACAGCCGAACTTATGGATTAACATTTAAAGAGGTTCTTTTGATAGATTCAACAACAATCCGACTATTCAGTAATGTCTTAAAGGGTGTTGGTAGAAACCCAAAAAATGATGGAAAAAAGAAAGGCGGACTTAAAGTTCATATGCTAATTGATGCAGTACAATCTGTTGGAAGATTTATAAAAATCACCGCAGCAAAAGTTCATGATAAAAACTTTTTGAAAGAAATAGAATTGATTTCACACAGCATGGTTGTATTTGATAGAGCATACAATTATTACCATCAGTTTGCAATATGGACAGCAATAAATGTATATTTTGTTACAAGGCTCAAAAAAAATGCTGTTTATACAATAATTGAGGTTCTTCGTACAGAAAATAAAATACAAGGGAAAGCAATGGTATTAAAAGAAGAAATAATTGAAATAGAGTATGCCCCAGAAGATGCTAATGGAAAAAAACAAAATGGAAAAAAAAAGAAATTACAATTGAAAAAAGTATGTTATCAAGACGAAAAAAACAGATACTATGAATTTCTTTCAAACAATATGGATATTTCAGCAGAAGAAATTGCTTTTCTTTACAAAAAACGATGGGGTATTGAGTTATTGTTTAAAAAAATGAAACAGAATTTTCAATTGCATTTTTTCTATGGAGAAACAGTAAATGCAATTTATACTCAAGTTTGGTGTACACTAATAGCTCAATTATTATTGACTGTAATTCAAAAAA includes:
- a CDS encoding IS4 family transposase, coding for MSKDNEIKFVGQPIFKQVIKLLDAIDFNGLVKKHNADYYYKAFKSKTHIITMLFGILSRCDSMNEICEGLRALGGKLNHLGLEKAPAKSTASDGLRNRDNRFFEDLYFSLVHHYKSFLSDSRTYGLTFKEVLLIDSTTIRLFSNVLKGVGRNPKNDGKKKGGLKVHMLIDAVQSVGRFIKITAAKVHDKNFLKEIELISHSMVVFDRAYNYYHQFAIWTAINVYFVTRLKKNAVYTIIEVLRTENKIQGKAMVLKEEIIEIEYAPEDANGKKQNGKKKKLQLKKVCYQDEKNRYYEFLSNNMDISAEEIAFLYKKRWGIELLFKKMKQNFQLHFFYGETVNAIYTQVWCTLIAQLLLTVIQKMAQTKKAFSVVASIIRIHLISLLDVFELLRSIKRGFIKNQNAPPTNFGQLNLNFI